AAGCTGGATTTCTGTTCAGAGGCAAGCATGCACACCCACAGGTGTCGTTCCCAGTAGCTGAGTTCCACCATGTCAAAGGCTATAGCTTCAGGGACTGCAAGCACAATGGCCACCACCCAGATCAGCATCACCTCCACTGCCTTCCACATGGGGATTCCTATCCCCTGGATCCGACTCCAGGATGCCACTGCTCGGTACCTGCCCAATGTGCCAACAGGAGCAGATTGGAGTGAGAAAAGCAACTGTCAGAAGGGGGCTGAGAAGATGCAGGTTAGAGTTGTCCCCAAAGGCCCTTTCCTTTACGTCTTCCTCCACCACCCCTGACCCTTTCTCTTCGGTGGAATGGGAAAGAAGCAGGGATTCAGTGGATGAATGTGATGGTAGCTATCCTTGGCCAATGTCCACTTGCCACTGGGGAGGTGCCATCTTTCCCCACCACCCAGCAGTTCTTCCAGCACATCATGATCCTCCCCTCAACCTTTTCCAGCAGGATTTAAACTCTGTCACCAGAGTCAGTTCCTGTTGGATTTCAACTCTGCATGACAGCACGCTGTCCCCATCTCTGAATCTGCCCTGGGACCAAGCTGCTCTGCAGTCTGCCTTTTAGTTACAATGAGGAGTCATGCTATAGTCAAATATGGGTCAGGCTGGGCAGTGCAGCTGTAGAAATTGTTTCTTACCTGTCAATGCTGAGAGCACAAAGGCTGAGGACCGTGATGCCCACTGAGGCCTTCTGGATGAAGGGGACCAGCTTGCACACCTGCACACCAAAGGGCCAGTCCTTTGCCAAGAGCTGGGGAAGAACCACAGGGTTAACGGGCTGCTTCAGGAAAGCATGTCCGGCTTCCCGTAATAGCAGGTGGTTACCCACAATGTGTGAGAAGCCCACAAAGAGCAGCTGAAAGCACTCTGAGGTTACCTCCGCTGGGATTACACAGTGTGAGCTCTCCGGTATTTTGTGTTGTACTGGgaaccatttttttcccaaagggcTCATTGTGAGATGAGTTGACACATAGATGGAAGGATGGTCCAGACACCGGGTCCTGACTCCAGACCCTGGCTGGTTTTGAGTGGGTCTGAATCCTAAGCTGCGATGGGCTTTGGGTCACTTTCAGAGGGAAAATGAGTGTCATTCTCTGAAACAGCCAAAATCCAGCAAGGACAGCTTCTTTCAGATGGTTTTCAAAGCCAGGTAGTCCTAAGCCCTTACCATGCTTTGACCCTCTACCACACTTAGATTCCTTATAGAACACATACACTGTGGCCCCAAGCTCAGCTGGGGCAAGCAGAGGGTATTGGTAGGGACAAGATGCCATAGAGGCAGGAGAAATCCAGGCCACTCACTCATGAGGATGAGAGTGAGCCTGGGTTCACAACTCTTATGACACCCGGAGTCCATCCTATGGTTACCCAGCCCCTGTGCAAGCTCTTTAGTTTGGCCTCAGCAGCAAGAGAAATGGATACAGAAGCTCTCCTGGAAATCAGGGTCTCAGGTGAAGGCAGCCAACCAACACTACCCTTTTTTTGGTCTGCAAACCCAGGGAGTCCACCCATCTCATCTGTTGCTGAGACACCATGAGGGAACAGGGCTACTCTTAGGACAAGGTTGCTCATAGTCAGTTTGGGCTTCTCAAGCAACAATTTTTCCTCCAGGAGGTGGCTGGAAGCAAGAGGGGCAGAAGGGAGAGGGGTTGCTCAGGTGGCCTGGGGAAATCCTGAACATCAGTCAGAAGATGTCAGTGTAGATGTGGCCAGAGCAGGCAGTCCCAGCCCTTGAGGTTTGACCAGGCAGGCAGCACCAATGCAAGATGTTGTTCTTAGCCTAAACAAAATAACttgacttttctttctgttggCAGCAAGCTGTGCTAGTTGCAGCTCCAAGAGATGGTCAAGTGTGTCTCCAAGCCAGCAGCTTGTGTTAACAGCAGGTGTCCCGTAGATGAGGCCTTTGGTCTAAGCCATGAACTCTGCACAAAGCTCAGTGCAACCCCAGTTCTTGGCTGACCAGGATGCAGAGTTGGGTATTGAGCCTGTGACGGGTTTATCTGCCAGCTTTCCTCAATGGGTTCATTCCCACAGCCTCCATCTGGACCCACATACCCCTTTTTTGTGATACATAGGACCTTCCTACAACAGAGACTTGTGAAATACAGCAGAAGTGGGCAAGCAGATCCTGAAGGGAAGGGCTGTCAAACCCATGTCCTCACAGTCCTGTTGTATAAGCCTTGTTTCTTTGGGAACCCGGCTAAAACCAACCCAACCACTCCAATATTGTGGGTGATATAAACATGACAGATGGACTCTGCAGTCCAGATCCCCCGAAGTGGAGAAGCATTTGCATCTCATGGAGGTAGATCTGCCAGATATTTTGCTGTTGATATTACCCTGTTCATGTTAAATGTACATTGCACATCCCAAATTCTTTCCCTGGCCAGATGGTGCATTTCCCATCAAGTGTGTCAAAAGCAGGATTAAAATGGGAATCTTCCCTACCCTGGTTTTGACTGAGGACAAATTGGAGGACCTTTGCTGTTCAAGTTTTTGAGGGGCTCAGCTATGACCATGCTTGTTGGGCTGCCTCCACAACCTCTGCCTGTGCAGCGGGTGCAGGGTAGAGGTGATCCCTGGGAGAGCTGCTAACATTGCAGCTGTGTTCCTCAGACTGTTCTCTCAGGCAGAACAAATTGTGCCTTATTCCAAGCAAAGGGGGCCCGTTGGGTGAAAGCAGAGATGGGCTTTACCCTGTGGGTGAAGGGGGGCAACCTTCCCCTGTGTCAGTGCTGCTGGCCCCAGGCTACTCTGTTTTCTTGCACGTGAGTGAAACCCTCTGCATGGATCCGTATTCCTGCAACAGTGGGGATTGTTTGGATCATGGAGAACCTGTTTGTTTTGAGCTAAAAAACCTTTATAGTTTTCAATCCATTTTCACTCGAAGAGTATCTATTGACAGTGATTTGAGACCCTCTGCCAACCACATCTGGTTGTTCTCGCTGTCAAATTATATGCACCTTCTTCCTACTTTGAATTTCTCTGACTTTTCCCCCTCCACCCAGCCTGCTCAATCCAGGACCCCCCCGGCACTTTTCAGGCTAAAGTTTCTCTTTGACAAACAAATCTGGCTGAGCTCCAACTCCTTCACCCCACAGCATCTCTTCCAACCCTTCATATAAACCTCTGGCTACAGCCCACCAAAACCTGTCGCAAGCAATGGGTGAGAAAGATCTGCAATATCCCAGAGACACCTCACAGATGTCATAATACACCTTCTGCTCTTAACTGGGGTCTCAGGTGTACTGCTCACATCTACCCGGCCCTCTCTGCCCCAGTGCACCATCCAGAGCTCATGTTCCCCTCATTATTTGTTGTGTTTCTTCTCTCTATTTTAGGGGACAGTGTCTCTGAAAGAAGCCCCCATTTTATAATACAGCCCTCTTCCTTGTTCCTGAACGAGTCTTCATGTTTAGCTAGAATAAAAAAGACTTGCTTGAGGCTGATTGAGTGAACTGTGCTGGGAGAACTGTCCCCAGTGCGCAAGAACAATAATTTTTGCTCAGATGAAATAAACATCGGGTTGTAATGTTAGGAGACTGCAAGTGATTCTTTTCTTGTGATTTTAGATGAGATTTAAAGGATCTGGAAGGTTGTGAgcttttgtgtttgtgtgcataAGACAGCTGTAGCTGAGAACACCTCTGCTTTCCCAGGAATGTACTCTGAGCTTTTTGTCTGTTTACGTTTTTCTCATCCTTTGGAGATCAGAAACACCCTCCCCATCTCCCTTGCAAAAATGGAGCCTTCAATAAAGAGCAGAGGATAGATATTCCCCAGGGCACCAAGGCAGGTGGGAGCAGACACCATCCCTGCAATCGCCAGGCGGCCGCAGCACTCGTGCCACATGGAGCCTACCTTATATACGTTGATGGGCAGAGCAATGAGGATGTAGAGAAGGTCTCCGAGTGCCAAGCTAGCAATGAGGACATTTGGCCCATTCCTCATGCACTTGTTCTTGTAAATGATCCTCAGGAGCGTGGAGTTCCCAATGATCCCTACTATGAAGATGGTGCAGGACACGATGGTGTTGATGTACTTGAAGATGTGTCTGATATCTGCAGGCTTCACACACACGGGCAGCAGGGGTGGCTCAGAGCTGGTGCTCCTGGGGAGGCTCTCCGAGTGGTTTGACAGCTTGGCATCCTGTAACAGGCTTGAATGGACCAGACTGTAAGCCTGCTCCTGGCTAAGCACCTCAAAGGGGACGGTGCTCTCCTGGAAAGCTCTTGGAGTCTGGCTGTGTGCCCCGGAGAAGAGGCAAGTCAGGAAAATGGCTAGAGCAGTGGAAGCTGGGATTCTGGCCATGGAGGACTGAACGGCAAGGCTGGCTGCGGAAGTCCTCATAATGCTTGTGGGACGTCCTTGCTTGGGTCTTGGTCAGATCTGCagatgaagaaagggaaaagggagagaaCTTGGTtagcagagaaaggaggaacaagaTGAGACTGAATGCAAGGAATTGTTGGAGAAAGTCTGTCATCACAGTAATCAGAAATAACACCAGATTAGATCCTATCCAGTCAAAGCAGCTGATCCCTGTAGGTGGGAGTCTTTGCTGCTAAAATTAAACATGCCTGTCCAGTAAAAcaaactaaaaggaaaacaaacagtcTCTTACGCCTCTTACATAGTATTTCAGCAAATGAGGGCACCTGCCTTTTCTCAAATAGGTGTGTTGAATCAGCTACTGCACCTTCTGAACTTGGCATTGCTGCTCACATGGCAAACCTGACTTTTTTTATGCCCTCACCCCACTTGTCATTTAGTTCCTGACTGTCTGAAGTAGCACCTGCCCTGTTGACACCTGCACATCTGGGTGATTCTGCAAACCCTGTCTCGGGGTCCACAGAACCAGCAGACCTTTTCTTCCAGTTTGTGCCATGGGAAAACTGGAGCCACACTAACATCTCACTCTTCAGCAGATCCCATGGGCTGCCATGTGCCATCTTTCAGTGCAAAGTAAAAAGGCTCAGCGCATTCTTGCTGGGAACCGTGATGGGAAAATACTACAaggttttttccagaaatgtcGTATTGATACCTGACATTTTATTCCAATTTATGTTCGAGAAGTACagcccctccttccccatccttaTCATTGTTAATTGAACCACTTCCTTTCCAAATCCACTGTGCCCATTCAACTCAATACCCAGGATATAAATCTCCCTGTACTCTTTGCAGTTTTGACTGCTGAGGACAGTAAAATGTCTCTCAAGCTCACCAAGGCTGGAGCACTACTAATAAATATCACCAGAGTGGGTTCTGCTTTGCAAATCTCAGGCAATGCTTTCAGGCAGGACCAGCTAAGCTGCTGCTCAACAACCACATGAGAAACCTGAGGATGGCTGTAGCACTGTCCTGGCATGATGTGAATTTGTGGAAGGGGCTTCTAGATGATTCAGACATGGCCACCAGTTGAAAGTGAGCCCAGGGAGGGAGTAGAAGCTGTCAGTACCCTGCCAGTCTGTCCCAGCACTGTCTGTGCCCCAGACAGGGACTGATCTTGAGTCTCCTAGTTAGAGCGGGTGAAGAACATGTTTCTCAAACTATGAAACTTTATAGCtttgaagggaggaaaaattacTGTGCCTAGACTAGAAACAGGAGCCTTTTGGAGCTTCCCTGGGATGTGCTCTGCTCCAGAGGAGCCAGTTAGGCAGGGATCAGGGTGCCTGTCTGGGATTAGAGATGGGACTTCAGCTTCCACTTTGACTCCACCAGGCAGAATTGGAATCTGAGCCCAAATTAGCTGTACCCTGGGGATCTGCTCCCCAGGACCATTCAGCCAAGGCTAGGTTGTAGCTTGGTTCCCCCTGCCCAGGACTGGGGGGACCCCAGGACCAGCAATGCATATACAGTGGGAGCATGCTGTTCCCACTCTGGGAAGGCATGGCCAAGCCAACCACGAGTCCTGCCAGGTATAACCACAGCTTCTCTAGATACAGCTGTGCATTCCTCATGTGACATGGGCTCAGGCCAGGCTTTGTAGAAATGCCTGTGCCTTTCTGCTTGTTTGGAAGACTCCAAGTATAATCAACATAAAGTTGGATTCTTTTCCAACAAACCACCCTAGCGAGACCTACTCTTTTCTCAGTTTCACCCTACTTCTTTTGCCAGAAAATCTAAATC
The window above is part of the Strix aluco isolate bStrAlu1 chromosome 10, bStrAlu1.hap1, whole genome shotgun sequence genome. Proteins encoded here:
- the LOC141927956 gene encoding endothelin receptor type B-like isoform X1 — translated: MRTSAASLAVQSSMARIPASTALAIFLTCLFSGAHSQTPRAFQESTVPFEVLSQEQAYSLVHSSLLQDAKLSNHSESLPRSTSSEPPLLPVCVKPADIRHIFKYINTIVSCTIFIVGIIGNSTLLRIIYKNKCMRNGPNVLIASLALGDLLYILIALPINVYKLLAKDWPFGVQVCKLVPFIQKASVGITVLSLCALSIDRYRAVASWSRIQGIGIPMWKAVEVMLIWVVAIVLAVPEAIAFDMVELSYWERHLWVCMLASEQKSSFMMFYRDVKDWWLFGFYFCLPLVCTGIFYTLMSCEMLSKRNGMRIALNDHMKRRREVAKTVFCLVVIFALCWLPLHLSRILKKTIYDQTDPNRCELLSFLLVMDYFGINMASLNSCINPVALYFVSRKFKNCFQVGFTPSELLATVTVPRHRSQGHKLSQTRHGAARGSPITVDFCAYKMRGKMVSGLANTPSKQQQTGLVLTAPDSQTNVPSGTHWGCQ
- the LOC141927956 gene encoding endothelin receptor type B-like isoform X3, with the protein product MRTSAASLAVQSSMARIPASTALAIFLTCLFSGAHSQTPRAFQESTVPFEVLSQEQAYSLVHSSLLQDAKLSNHSESLPRSTSSEPPLLPVCVKPADIRHIFKYINTIVSCTIFIVGIIGNSTLLRIIYKNKCMRNGPNVLIASLALGDLLYILIALPINVYKLLAKDWPFGVQVCKLVPFIQKASVGITVLSLCALSIDRYRAVASWSRIQGIGIPMWKAVEVMLIWVVAIVLAVPEAIAFDMVELSYWERHLWVCMLASEQKSSFMMFYRDVKDWWLFGFYFCLPLVCTGIFYTLMSCEMLSKRNGMRIALNDHMKRRREVAKTVFCLVVIFALCWLPLHLSRILKKTIYDQTDPNRCELLSFLLVMDYFGINMASLNSCINPVALYFVSRKFKNCFQSCLCCWCQRPALSITPTDEKGSVGKWKANGQELGLDRSSSRLSNKYSSS
- the LOC141927956 gene encoding endothelin receptor type B-like isoform X2, which encodes MRTSAASLAVQSSMARIPASTALAIFLTCLFSGAHSQTPRAFQESTVPFEVLSQEQAYSLVHSSLLQDAKLSNHSESLPRSTSSEPPLLPVCVKPADIRHIFKYINTIVSCTIFIVGIIGNSTLLRIIYKNKCMRNGPNVLIASLALGDLLYILIALPINVYKLLAKDWPFGVQVCKLVPFIQKASVGITVLSLCALSIDRYRAVASWSRIQGIGIPMWKAVEVMLIWVVAIVLAVPEAIAFDMVELSYWERHLWVCMLASEQKSSFMMFYRDVKDWWLFGFYFCLPLVCTGIFYTLMSCEMLSKRNGMRIALNDHMKRRREVAKTVFCLVVIFALCWLPLHLSRILKKTIYDQTDPNRCELLSFLLVMDYFGINMASLNSCINPVALYFVSRKFKNCFQDKKPQLQKAPKISVSSFPNHTSSILENLLPAGLQDSKAQKCRLQLPGWHCAG